Below is a genomic region from Spongiibacter nanhainus.
AAACAGTGTAGAGCCGGCGGCGGCGAAGATATAAAACACGATAAACATCAACAGCATCAGATAACCGAGCCTGGGCAGTGCCCGCAGCAGGGAGTTGATCAGCATGCGCAGCTCGGGAACGATGGAGACCATCCGCAACACCCGAAATACGCGAATTAGGCGCCCCACCATGGCGGCATCTGCATCGGGAATCGGCACAATGCTGACCAGCACGATTAGCGACTCGAAGATATTCCAGCCACTGCGGAAAAAATCCCTCTTGCGGGGCTCGGCCAAGAAGCGAATGCTGATCTCCACCAAAAAAAACAGCGTGACGGCAATATCGAGGGCAGACAACAGCCGCGATACAGTGGGCGACACATCAAAGGTCTTGGCCCCCACGACCACCGCAGACAGAATGATGACGGCGATAACAAACCACTCAAAGCCGCGATTGGCACTGAGTCGCTGCAATTTGTGGTGAAATCCGGAAATGGATGCGGAGTGCATGCTGGGGCCTCAAGGCTGGGTTTAGGGCAATGTTGGGGCCCCAGCAGAAAAATCAAGGTGTGCGGGTGTTTTCCGCCCCCCAGTAGGCTTTCATGTCGACGATAAGGTTGTCCTCGTTGAAGGTGAACACATCTATGACATCCAGTTGCATCTCGCCATTGCCCGGGTTCAGTTCAACCACAAAGGGGAACGCCGCGCAGTGCTCCGTCAGCCTCACCTCACCGTCCAAGCGGGCCGAAATGCCGGAACTAAATGCGGTTTTGTAGAATCCAATAATCGCATCCATCCCGGAAATAGGCTCGCTGCCTACCGGGTCCTCAATGCTGGCGGTGTCAGCGTACAGGTCGCGGATAGCGTCGAGATCGTGAGTGCAAAGAGCCTTGATATAGTTCTCGACGGCAATGAGTTTGGGGTTTTTGCTCACTGTTTTACTCCATCAATAAGGGGTTATCAGAACGCGCACCAAGCGGTGACAGCCAAGTTCCATACCACGGCCTTTGGTGCGAATCTGGTCAAATACACGTCGATTTGCAGCCTAATCTGGTCGGCACGTCGGCACCATGCCGTAAATGAGGTACTATCGGCGGTGGAGAGTTCTGAAGTATGCGGTTTTCTATGTCAATAAATAAGCTGATAACAGTTAAATTCGCCATGACCAGACTGGGCCGGGCGGTAACTTCCTCGTCTGCGGTACTGCTGACAATGTTGACGCTGTCGTGGTCGGTGGCGGGCTTTGCTGCGATTACCCCCCTCGCCCCGGACGGCCATCACCAGACCGCTATCAAAGATATGGTGCGCCAATTAGAAGCCCGTCATTACGTCAAGTTGGATATCGACGATAAGTTATCCAAACGGCTTCTCGATGCCTACCTGCTGGACCTCGACCCCAACAAACAACTGCTACTTCAGAGTGATATCGACGAATTTCATCGTCTTTACGATGACACCCTCGACGACCAGCTGAAAAAAGCTAGGCTCGAGGCGGGCTACCGGATTTTTAACCGCTATCGGGAGCGGCTGGCGAAGCGTCTGGAAACCACCATCGAAAAACTGCCCACCTTGATTGAAGAGATGGACTTCACCAAGGATGAAGAGATCGTCCTTGACCGCCGGGAGCTGCCCTGGCCGCAAAATCAGCAAGAAGCCGATGAAATCTGGCGCAAGCAACTCAAAAATCGAGTTCTGAGCCTTAAATTGACGGGCAAAGAAAACGCCGATATCGCCGAGTTGTTGCAAAAGCGCTACAGCAACCAGCTGCGTCGTATCGAGCAGCTTGAAGACGAGGACGTTTTTCAGATCTACGCCAACGCCTTTGCGTCACTTTACGACCCTCACACTGATTATTTTTCTCCCCGCACATCTGAGAATTTCCAGATCAATATGAGCCTCAAACTGGAAGGTATAGGTGCGGTGCTGCAGATGGAAGATGACTACACCAAGGTTGTGCGCCTGGTGCCGGCGGGACCCGCAGATAAGCAGGGTCAACTGCAACCTGCCGATCGCATTGTTGGCGTGGCACAGGGTGAGTCCGGTGAAATGACTGACGTGATCGGCCTGCGCCTGGACGATGTGGTGGATATGATTCGCGGCCCAGCCGGCTCCATTGTGCGTCTGGAAGTGATTCCCGCGGTGGCACACAGTGATGAAGAGCGCCAGGAAATCGTCATTGAACGCAACGAGGTCAAGCTGGAGGAGCAAAGTGCACAGGGTGAGCTTATTGAAATCACCGATGCCCAAGGCGCGACCCGCAAAATCGGCGTCATAGATATTCCGACCTTTTACATGGATTTTGAGGCGTTTCGCGCCGGCGACGCCAACTATCGCAGTACCACCCGGGACGTGCACCGTATCCTCGGCGAACTGTTGTCCGAAGGCGCCGAGGGTATTGTAATAGATCTCCGGGACAACGGCGGCGGCTCATTGGTAGAAGCCAATGGCCTGGTTGGGCTATTTATCAAGTCCGGGCCCACGGTACAGATTCGTCAGGCCAATTCCCGTGTAGGCTTAGAGGGTAAACGACGCAGCTCCCCCTACTACACCGGTCCGCTGGCGGTGATGATCAACCGCATGAGCGCCTCCGCCTCAGAAATTTTTGCCGGTGCGATTCAGGACTACCAGCGCGGTCTGGTACTGGGTACCCAGTCATTTGGTAAGGGTACGGTGCAGTCGGTTAATCCGCTGCGCTACGGGCAACTTAAGCTGACAGAGTCCAAGTTTTATCGGGTTTCCGGTGATAGCACCCAAAATCGCGGGGTCATTCCCGATATCGAGTTTCCACCTATTTACGACAAAGACGAGATTGGCGAAGGGGTGTTGGACAATGCCATGAGCTGGGACCGGATTCCCCAGGCGCCCCACAGTTACTACTACGACCTGGACGATGGGATGGCCCATCTGCGCAAGCGCCACGACCAGCGCATCGCTGAAGATCCGGATTTCCGCTTTCTCGAAGAACAGCTGGCCGCCATCGAAAAATTGCGGGACCGCCGTACCCTCTCCCTCAATCTGGAAATGCGCCGCAAAGAGCGGGAAGAGCAAAAAGCACTGCAGTTAGCGATGGAAAATCGCCGCCGGGTTGCCAAAGGGGAAGAGCCGCTGGCCTCCCTGGACGAGGATGACAAGGCAGAAGCTAAGAAAGACAGCAGCGACAGCACTGACGTCGCCGACGAGCTGCCCCTGACGCCAGATTCAGTGGCAGACACTGTGCCTGGCGAAACGGATGAAGATGACGAGGACCAGCCAGACCCAATGCTGAAAGAAGCGGCCCACATCCTGGTCGATGCGATCCCCTTCTTCCAGAGCGAGCGGCTGGCTGCACAGCCCTAGGGCCTGTTCATACCTATCCCCACCTCGCTGAAAGGTGGGGCTTTCCTTCTTGCTTACCTAACCGCCTCCCGCATGGTGACAAACTCCTCTGCCACCGTGGGATGTATACCAATGGTCTGATCGAAGTCGGCTTTTTTGGCTCCGGCTTTAATGGCCACCGCGAGCCCCTGAATGATCTCGCCAGCCTCATCTCCCAGCATATGGGCACCCACCACCCGGTCAGTGGCCTTATCGACGATCAGTTTGAGTAATGTCTTGGTGGGGTTGCCACTGAGGGTATGTTTCAGGTGGGTGAACTTTGAGGTAAACACCGCAATGTCGCCATACTTTTCCCGGGCGTCTTCCTCGCTGTAACCCACCGTCGCCAGGTTGGGTTGAGAGAATATGGCTGTGGGTATAAAGCTGTAGTCCAATGCTTCAGCCTGGTTGTTGTATAAACGCCGTGCCAGGTTCATTCCCTCGGCCAGCGCGACCGGCGTCAATTCCATGCCGCCGATTACGTCGCCTAGGGCGTAAATGGACGGATCGGTGGTTTGCAGGGTGTCATCGACGGCGATAAAACCCTGCTCATTGAGCTCTACCTGGGTGTGCTCAAGACCCAGGCCTTCCAGTAGCGGACGCCGACCGGTGGCATACATCACCAGATCGGTTTCCACGGTATCACCACTGTCCATAGCCAGGGTGTAACTGTCGCCCTGCTTCTCGATTTTGCTCACGTTGTCATTAAAGCGCAGCACAATGCCCCGCTGGGTCATTTCCTCGGCCAGTTGCCGGCGCAGTTCGCCGTCAAACCCCCGCAAGAACAAATCCCGACGGTAGACCTGCTCAACCTGGACACCCAGGCCGTGGAGGATGCCGGAAAATTCGGTGGCAATATAGCCGCCACCGACAATGACGGCCCGTTTAGGCAGAGACTCCAGGTAAAAGATCTCATTAGAGGAAATAGCATGCTCTTTGCCCGGAATATCGGGAATAAAGGGCCAACCGCCCACCGCGATAAGAATCCGCTCAGCACGATACTGTTGACCGTCAACTTCCACAGTATTGGCGGCGACGATTTTGGCGTGTCCATTTATGAGAGTGACACCGGCGTTATCCAGTAGGCGACCGTAGATGCCGTTAAGGCGTTCGATTTCCCGGGTCTTATTGTCCCGCAGTCGCGGCCAGTCCAAGGGTTTAAGCTCTGCGTCCCAGCCAAAACCCCGGGCGTCGTTAAACTCTTCCCCGTAGTGAGCGGCATAGCTGAACAGTTTTTTGGGCACACAACCCACATTTACACAGGTACCACCCAGATAACGGGACTCGGCCACCGCGACCCGGGCGCCAAAACCGGCCGACATCCGCGCGGCTCTGACGCCACCGGACCCCGCACCAATCACCAACAGGTCGTAATCAAAATCACTCATTGCAGACTCTCAAGTTAGCTTGTTGATCGGGGCTAGACGACAGGTTTGACCAGTTCCCCTTGGTTCTCATACCACGCCAGTTGCCGGCGCAGCTCCACGACTTCACCAACGATGATCAGTGTCGGCGCTTTGACCGGGTTGCGCGCGATTTCCTCCACCATGGTGGCCAGTGTGGCCACCACCACTTTCTGGTCCCGGGTAGTGCCCTGCTGGATGAGCGCAATGGGGGTGTCGGGGTGCCGGCCGTGGGCCACTAGCTCCCGGCAGATCACCGGCAGCCCCACCAGGCCCATGTAAAACACTACAGTCTGGGTGGTGTGGACTAATTCGCTCCAGGGCAAGTCGATGCTATTGTCCTTCAAATGGCCGGTAACAAAACGCACCGACTGAGCATAGTCCCGGTGAGTCAGGGGGATACCGGCGTAACTTGCACAGCCGGCGGCCGCAGTAACCCCTGGCACCACCTGGAAGGGAATGCGCTCACTGGCCAGCTGGGCAATTTCTTCGCCACCGCGACCAAAGATAAAGGGGTCACCGCCTTTCAGACGGGCCACTTTGCGGCCCTGTTTGGCAAAGTCCACCAACAGCTGGTTAATGTCCTCTTGAGGAACCGCGTGATTAGAGCGGGCTTTGCCGACAAACACCCGCTGTGCGTCTTTGCGGCACAGCTCGACAATCGCCGGGGCGACCAGGCGGTCGTAGAGCACCACGTCTGCCCGCTGTAACAGGCGCATGGCTTTAAAAGTCATCAGGTCCGGGTCGCCGGGCCCCGCGCCTATCAGATAGACCTCGCCGCCACTGGGGGCGTCGGCGCTGGCGATCTGTTCCTGCAGCATCTCTTTGGCGGCGTCCTCTTTGCCGGCGTACACCATCTCCGCCACAGGGCCGTCCAGGGCTTTCTCCCAGAACAAACGGCGATCCTCGATATCGCTAAAGCGGGCCTTGACGGCGTCCCGACACTCCCCCACCAATTTGGCCAGGCGTCCGTAGGCTGCCGGAATACTGCTCTCCAGTTTGGCGCGCACGATACGGGCCAGCACAGGGCTTCTTCCCCCGCTACTAACAGCGACCACCAGGGGCGAACGGTCGATAATGGCGGGCAGAATAAAACTGCACAGCGCGGGGTTATCCACCACATTGACGGGGATATTAGCGGCGTGACAGTCCCCGGACACCTGTGCATTCAGCGCTTCATCGTCAGTGGCAGCAATGGCCAGGAAAACACCGTCAAGATCATCCTGCGTGTAGGCGCGGTGATGGCATTGGCCGCTGTTATCGGCAGCCAGTTGTTCCAACTCGGCGTCGATCTCCGGGGCGACTACCCGCAGTCTGGCCCCGGCTTTTTGCAGTAAGTTGGCTTTGCGCAGTGCCACGGCGCCGCCACCGACCACCAGACAGCATTTGTCCTTGAGGTCGGTAAACAGGGGCAAAAATTCCATAGTCCTATCCTAACTGGCTGGCAGCAATCTCGGTGATTCCACCCATATAGGGCCGCAACACCTCGGGCACGGTCACGCTGCCATCTGCCTGCTGGTAGTTTTCCAAAATTGCCACCAGGGTCCGCCCCACGGCCAGGCCTGAGCCATTGAGGGTGTGCAGCAATTCCGGCTTGCCGGTTTCCGGATTGCGCCAACGGGCCATCATGCGGCGGGCCTGATAGTCGCCAAAGTTACTGCAGGAGGAAATTTCCCGGTAGGTGTTCTGAGCTGGCAACCACACTTCCAGGTCGTAGGTTTTTTGTGCTGAGAAGCCCAAGTCGCCGCCGCAGAGAATCACTTTGCGGTACGGCAGCTCCAGCATCTTGAGGATCGCTTCAGCGTGACCGGTAAGCGACTCCAGGGCCGCATCTGAATCCTCTGGGCGTACAAACTGCACCAGCTCCACCTTTTCAAACTGGTGCTGGCGGATCATGCCGCGGGTATCCCGGCCGTAGCTGCCGGCTTCGCTGCGGAAGCAGGGAGTGTGACAGGTAAAACGCAGGCCATCGCCAAACTCACTGGCGTCGACAATGCGGTCCCGCATCAGATTGGTAACCGGCACCTCGGCGGTGGGAATCAGGTAATAGCCACTGTCGCCCTGCAGTTTGAACAGGTCTTCCTCAAACTTAGGGAGCTGGCCGGTGCCCTGGAGTGAGTCGGCATTGACGATATAGGGCACGTACACTTCCTGGTAACCGTGAACGCCGGTGTGGGTGTTCAGCATTAGCTGGATTAGCGCCCGGTGCAGTCGCGCCAGGGGGCCATGCATAACGGCAAAGCGGCTGCCGGTGATTTTGCTGGCCACTTCAAAGTCCAGGCCACCCAGCGCTTCGCCCAGGTCGACATGGTCTTTAATCTCAAAATCAAACTGGCGGGGTTGACCCCAGCGGCTGACTTCGATGTTGTCGTCTTCGCTGTCACCGGCGGGCACATCGGCAAGCGGCATATTGGGCACCGCCAGTAACAGGGTGTCCAAAGCGTCGTTGGCGTCTTTGGCTTCCTGGGTCAGTTGCTTTAGCTGTTCCTCGATTTTGGCCAGGGTCTCGTTAACCTGAGCCTTGGCGTCATCGACGCTGACACCGCTTTTGACCAGCTCGCCAATTTGCTTGGATGCCTGTTTGCGCTCGGCCAGCAACTGCTGGCTATCCATATCAGCCTGCTTGCGGCGGGCGTCCAGCGCCTGGAACTGGGCGATGTCGAAGGTGTAGCCCTTCTTCGCCAGTGCCTTGGCGACCTCCTCAACTTGCTGTCGCACAAGCTTAATGTCTAACATCTAAAATATACTCCAACTGCCTAAATTTTAACGAATTGATTGAATTCCAAGCCAGCATCCCAAGACGCAGGTGACCACTGTAATCAGCATATAACTGGCGGCGGTGATCAATTTTCCGCTCTCCAGCAGCGCGACGGTTTCCAGCGAAAAGGTGGAAAAGGTGGTAAACGCACCGAGAAAGCCGACAATCAGCACGTAGCGCCAATCGGGATGCCACGACGTCTTCTCGGTGATCACCACGTATATCGCACCGATCAGAAAGGAGCCAATCAGATTGACCGCAAAGGTCCCCACTGGCCAATGTTGAGGCCCTATCAGTGTCTGCACCAGCCGCGCCATGCCGTAGCGGGCCACTGCCCCGCCTGCGCCGCCAAGTGCTATAAGAAACAAAGGTTGCACGTTATGCCCCGGTGATCGCTTTTGGAAAGCGGGTGATTTTAGCAACTTAGGGCCTGTTCACACTAATCCTATTCGCCCCATCCAGCCTGCAAGAGGTGTTTTCGCCCTTTTTTGCCGGGTTCTGTCCGCTGAGGGCTAACGATAGCGTTTATAGGGACTGTCTGCGTCCCGCTGCCTAAGTTGTCGCAATTTCTCGGCAATTTTAATTTCCAGGCCCCGTTCAACCGGTTGGTAGAAGACCCGATCCGCCAGGGATTCTGGCAGATAACTCTCTCCGGCCGCATACGCATCGGGCTCATCATGGGCATAGCGATAGCCGTCGCCAAAGCCTTGCTCTTTCATCATGCCGGTGGGGGCATTGCGCAAGTGCATGGGCACATCTTCGCTGCCACCCTGGGACACCTCCCGGCGCACGGCGTTGTAGGCGTTGTAAACCGCATTGCTCTTTGGGGCGGCAGCGAGGTAGCAGATCGCCTGGGCCATCGCGAGCTCACCCTCGGGGCTGCCCAACCGGGTCTGTACATCCCAGGCATCAATGCAGATGCGCAGTGCCCGCGGGTCGGCATTGCCGATGTCCTCGCTGGCCATTCGCAGCAGGCGGCGGGCGATGTATAGAGGATCACAGCCGCCATCCAGCATCCTGGCAAACCAATAAAGGGCGCCGTCGGGGGAGCTCCCCCTTACGGCTTTATGCAAGGCGGAAATCTGCTCGTAAAAGAGGTCGCCGCCCTTGTCAAAGCGCCTGGGTTGATCGCTGACCGCCCGCTCCACTGCGGTGGCTGTAAGCTGTTTGCCGTCGCCGGTTTCCAGCCCTATGGCGGCTTCCAGCAAGTTGAGCGCCCGTCTGGCGTCACCGTCGGCCTGGGCAGCCAGGGTGTCCAGGCAGCCTTCGTCGCTATGCCAACCCTCATGGCAGAGGGCGTGCCCAAGGATGTCTTGGAGCTGCTCGTCACTCAGGGCGTGAAGCTGGTAGACCCGAGCCCGGGACAGCAAGGCGTTGTTGATTTCAAAGGAGGGGTTTTCCGTGGTGGCGCCAACAAAGACCACGGTGCCGTCCTCAACATAGGGCAGAAAGGCATCCTGCTGGGCCTTGTTGAAGCGGTGCACCTCGTCGATAAACAACACGGTTTGGCGACCGTATTGTTGCACCTGGCGGGCCTGCTCTATGGCAGTACGAATCTCTTTGACACCTGCCAGCACGGCAGAAATCGTCAAAAATTGGGCATCGCAGTGCTGGGCAATCAGGCGCGCCAAGGTGGTTTTGCCCACGCCCGGCGGACCCCAGAAGATCATAGAATGGATTTGGCCGGCGTCCAGGGCCAGCCGCAGGGCCTTGCCCTCCCCCAGTAAATGTTGCTGCCCTCTTACCTCCTCCAGTCGCGTTGGCCGCATGCGGGCGGCCAGTGGCGCACTGGTGGGGGGCTCGCCTAAGAGGTCCCCGGCCATTGGGACTTGTCAAAATAAAATAAAGCGTCCTTTAGCGACGGGTTGTACTGGGGCTCAATAAACTCGATATGGGTGTATTGCTCCAGGTTGTCTATCAGCTCCATGGCTGTGAGCTTGCCGCCTTCGAAGCGCAATACCAACTGCCGATACATCTGCTCGTCCTGGGGCTGGAGAATATAGTCACGGGTGCTGCCTCGCTGCTGCAGCTCGATATTGAACTGGGCATCCAGTTGCTCCCGGCTGGCGCTGAGAATCATGGCTGGCGCCTGTGCCAGCTGGGAGTCAAAGGGCTCTTCGTTAAGTTGCTCCAGGTCGGCGTCGTAGCGCCACAGCGTCTTGCCATCGGAGACCAGCAAATAGTGATAAGGGCTCTGGCTTTCCCAGCGCAGGCGATTGGGTCGCTGCAATGCCAGGGTGCCGGTGCTTTCCTGAACCAGTTCGCCGTCACTGTCCTTCACTTGCTGCTGAAATTGGGCCTCCAGGCTATTTAGGTCGGCCAGCTGCGTGTGCAGCTGTTCGGCAGCGCTGTCGGCGTGGGCCGACGTCAGAGCCAGCAAACTCAACAGGGTTGCGGCTATCATGCGATACATCGTGGTCATAAACCCCTACTCATTCCGCGGGAGGCGGTGCCAGTACTTCTCGGCTGCCATTGCTGGCCATTTCCGAGACGACACCGGCGGCTTCCATGGTTTCTATTAAACGGGCAGCACGGTTGTAACCAATGCGCAATTTGCGCTGCACCGACGAGATAGAAGCCCGCCGGCTTTCGGTGACGTAACGCACTGCCTCGTCGTAAAGGGCATCGGCTTCGCCGTCGTCATCGCCCTCCGGGGCCATCCCCGGCATGGCGTCGCTGCTGCCCTCCTCTAATAGACCATCGATATACTGTGGTTCTCCCCGACGCTTCCAATCTGCCACCACTCTGTGCACTTCGTCGTCCGACACAAAGGCACCGTGGACCCGCACCGGCAGCCCACTGCCCGGCGGTAAGTAGAGCATGTCACCGTGGCCCAGCAGTTGTTCTGCGCCGCCCTGATCGAGAATGGTACGAGAGTCGATTTTGGACGAAACCTGAAAAGCGATGCGGGTCGGAACGTTGGCTTTGATCAGGCCGGTGATGACGTCCACCGAGGGGCGCTGGGTAGCGAGAAGCAGGTGAATCCCCGCCGCCCGGGCTTTTTGCGCGATCCGCGCGATCAGCTCCTCGACCTTTTTGCCGACGATCATCATCATGTCGGCGAATTCGTCTACTACCACCACAATCGACGGCAGCACC
It encodes:
- a CDS encoding ion transporter, translating into MHSASISGFHHKLQRLSANRGFEWFVIAVIILSAVVVGAKTFDVSPTVSRLLSALDIAVTLFFLVEISIRFLAEPRKRDFFRSGWNIFESLIVLVSIVPIPDADAAMVGRLIRVFRVLRMVSIVPELRMLINSLLRALPRLGYLMLLMFIVFYIFAAAGSTLFADINPTLWEDIGVSMLTLFRVMTFEDWTDVMYETMAVYGWSWAYYVLFICLSAFAFLNMVIGVIVGVIDEEGASQWESDHPDATLSALAINLKRIEQKVDALTPEKD
- a CDS encoding nuclear transport factor 2 family protein — protein: MSKNPKLIAVENYIKALCTHDLDAIRDLYADTASIEDPVGSEPISGMDAIIGFYKTAFSSGISARLDGEVRLTEHCAAFPFVVELNPGNGEMQLDVIDVFTFNEDNLIVDMKAYWGAENTRTP
- a CDS encoding carboxy terminal-processing peptidase; this translates as MTRLGRAVTSSSAVLLTMLTLSWSVAGFAAITPLAPDGHHQTAIKDMVRQLEARHYVKLDIDDKLSKRLLDAYLLDLDPNKQLLLQSDIDEFHRLYDDTLDDQLKKARLEAGYRIFNRYRERLAKRLETTIEKLPTLIEEMDFTKDEEIVLDRRELPWPQNQQEADEIWRKQLKNRVLSLKLTGKENADIAELLQKRYSNQLRRIEQLEDEDVFQIYANAFASLYDPHTDYFSPRTSENFQINMSLKLEGIGAVLQMEDDYTKVVRLVPAGPADKQGQLQPADRIVGVAQGESGEMTDVIGLRLDDVVDMIRGPAGSIVRLEVIPAVAHSDEERQEIVIERNEVKLEEQSAQGELIEITDAQGATRKIGVIDIPTFYMDFEAFRAGDANYRSTTRDVHRILGELLSEGAEGIVIDLRDNGGGSLVEANGLVGLFIKSGPTVQIRQANSRVGLEGKRRSSPYYTGPLAVMINRMSASASEIFAGAIQDYQRGLVLGTQSFGKGTVQSVNPLRYGQLKLTESKFYRVSGDSTQNRGVIPDIEFPPIYDKDEIGEGVLDNAMSWDRIPQAPHSYYYDLDDGMAHLRKRHDQRIAEDPDFRFLEEQLAAIEKLRDRRTLSLNLEMRRKEREEQKALQLAMENRRRVAKGEEPLASLDEDDKAEAKKDSSDSTDVADELPLTPDSVADTVPGETDEDDEDQPDPMLKEAAHILVDAIPFFQSERLAAQP
- the gorA gene encoding glutathione-disulfide reductase, translated to MSDFDYDLLVIGAGSGGVRAARMSAGFGARVAVAESRYLGGTCVNVGCVPKKLFSYAAHYGEEFNDARGFGWDAELKPLDWPRLRDNKTREIERLNGIYGRLLDNAGVTLINGHAKIVAANTVEVDGQQYRAERILIAVGGWPFIPDIPGKEHAISSNEIFYLESLPKRAVIVGGGYIATEFSGILHGLGVQVEQVYRRDLFLRGFDGELRRQLAEEMTQRGIVLRFNDNVSKIEKQGDSYTLAMDSGDTVETDLVMYATGRRPLLEGLGLEHTQVELNEQGFIAVDDTLQTTDPSIYALGDVIGGMELTPVALAEGMNLARRLYNNQAEALDYSFIPTAIFSQPNLATVGYSEEDAREKYGDIAVFTSKFTHLKHTLSGNPTKTLLKLIVDKATDRVVGAHMLGDEAGEIIQGLAVAIKAGAKKADFDQTIGIHPTVAEEFVTMREAVR
- the cysG gene encoding siroheme synthase CysG — encoded protein: MEFLPLFTDLKDKCCLVVGGGAVALRKANLLQKAGARLRVVAPEIDAELEQLAADNSGQCHHRAYTQDDLDGVFLAIAATDDEALNAQVSGDCHAANIPVNVVDNPALCSFILPAIIDRSPLVVAVSSGGRSPVLARIVRAKLESSIPAAYGRLAKLVGECRDAVKARFSDIEDRRLFWEKALDGPVAEMVYAGKEDAAKEMLQEQIASADAPSGGEVYLIGAGPGDPDLMTFKAMRLLQRADVVLYDRLVAPAIVELCRKDAQRVFVGKARSNHAVPQEDINQLLVDFAKQGRKVARLKGGDPFIFGRGGEEIAQLASERIPFQVVPGVTAAAGCASYAGIPLTHRDYAQSVRFVTGHLKDNSIDLPWSELVHTTQTVVFYMGLVGLPVICRELVAHGRHPDTPIALIQQGTTRDQKVVVATLATMVEEIARNPVKAPTLIIVGEVVELRRQLAWYENQGELVKPVV
- the serS gene encoding serine--tRNA ligase; this translates as MLDIKLVRQQVEEVAKALAKKGYTFDIAQFQALDARRKQADMDSQQLLAERKQASKQIGELVKSGVSVDDAKAQVNETLAKIEEQLKQLTQEAKDANDALDTLLLAVPNMPLADVPAGDSEDDNIEVSRWGQPRQFDFEIKDHVDLGEALGGLDFEVASKITGSRFAVMHGPLARLHRALIQLMLNTHTGVHGYQEVYVPYIVNADSLQGTGQLPKFEEDLFKLQGDSGYYLIPTAEVPVTNLMRDRIVDASEFGDGLRFTCHTPCFRSEAGSYGRDTRGMIRQHQFEKVELVQFVRPEDSDAALESLTGHAEAILKMLELPYRKVILCGGDLGFSAQKTYDLEVWLPAQNTYREISSCSNFGDYQARRMMARWRNPETGKPELLHTLNGSGLAVGRTLVAILENYQQADGSVTVPEVLRPYMGGITEIAASQLG
- the crcB gene encoding fluoride efflux transporter CrcB gives rise to the protein MQPLFLIALGGAGGAVARYGMARLVQTLIGPQHWPVGTFAVNLIGSFLIGAIYVVITEKTSWHPDWRYVLIVGFLGAFTTFSTFSLETVALLESGKLITAASYMLITVVTCVLGCWLGIQSIR
- a CDS encoding replication-associated recombination protein A, with the protein product MAGDLLGEPPTSAPLAARMRPTRLEEVRGQQHLLGEGKALRLALDAGQIHSMIFWGPPGVGKTTLARLIAQHCDAQFLTISAVLAGVKEIRTAIEQARQVQQYGRQTVLFIDEVHRFNKAQQDAFLPYVEDGTVVFVGATTENPSFEINNALLSRARVYQLHALSDEQLQDILGHALCHEGWHSDEGCLDTLAAQADGDARRALNLLEAAIGLETGDGKQLTATAVERAVSDQPRRFDKGGDLFYEQISALHKAVRGSSPDGALYWFARMLDGGCDPLYIARRLLRMASEDIGNADPRALRICIDAWDVQTRLGSPEGELAMAQAICYLAAAPKSNAVYNAYNAVRREVSQGGSEDVPMHLRNAPTGMMKEQGFGDGYRYAHDEPDAYAAGESYLPESLADRVFYQPVERGLEIKIAEKLRQLRQRDADSPYKRYR
- the lolA gene encoding outer membrane lipoprotein chaperone LolA yields the protein MTTMYRMIAATLLSLLALTSAHADSAAEQLHTQLADLNSLEAQFQQQVKDSDGELVQESTGTLALQRPNRLRWESQSPYHYLLVSDGKTLWRYDADLEQLNEEPFDSQLAQAPAMILSASREQLDAQFNIELQQRGSTRDYILQPQDEQMYRQLVLRFEGGKLTAMELIDNLEQYTHIEFIEPQYNPSLKDALFYFDKSQWPGTS